From the Planktothricoides raciborskii GIHE-MW2 genome, the window ATTATCGGGGGATAGGGGCTATTGAAAGGATTTTGTAGCATTTCTCAATAAATCAAGTAAATATGTTGTTATATGGCATCTGTTATTTAGTATTATTTATTTTTAAATTAAGCGTGTATTCTTGAATATTTGATTAACGCAGTTTTATCCCATTTATCTCATTAGACAATTCTTGCTTTCATACTGGATCTACCCCTAACCCCCCTTTCCAAGGGAGGATTTTTATAATTTTGCCAGAATTTTCTATTGATTCCGATTAATATAGATTGATTCACCCATTCAGTCAATAAATCTATGACACAATCAAACCAACCAAAGCCAACTGCAACGGCTAACCGTTCTCTTGCAATCGCACTCTGGATCTTTTCTGCCATCTATATTTATCTTTTATTGTTGTCTCCCAGTCAACAATTATTGCCCGGTGAACCGATTTGGGACATTCAGCCAGAAACCTTCACAGAAATTGTCAATGAATCCATTAACTTTTTCTTTATTCTGCCTTTTTTAAATGCCTTGGGGATTCATTATATGGAAGCCCCAGTGGTGCATCCGTCTTTGGAAGCCTTATTTAATTTTGCGGAAGCTTGGATATTTATGTTTTTGCCGCTTTTGCTGGCAGATCCTCGCGGTCAAGTCATGCCAAAAATTATTATTTGGAGTCTGGCTATGTTTCTAACTAATACTTTTTTAGCCCCGTATATGGCAGCATTGACCATGAGTAAACCCACCCCAGAAACCCCGATGAAAAAAGGGTTATTAGCGCGAATATTTGGCTGGACGGGTCTAATAATTGGGATGATTTCTCTGATTTGGACTGGTTTCGGTCGGCCAGAGTTTGGCGATTTGACGGCACGCTGCCAATTTTTTATTCACTCTTTAATGATCGATCGCCTCACCATTGCCTTTTGTATAGATATAATTCTTTTTGGCATATTTCAAGCCATGCTTATTGGCAATATTGAACCTCCTGGGAGTGGGAAACGTTGGCTCAGATTTTTGCCATTTTGGGGATTAGCGATTTGGCTGATTATTTAAACAAATAACCGTGGAAACATCTATAAAAATGACATCAACTAACCAAAAAATATCGTTACCCAAAATGGGTTGTGGAACTTGGGCATGGGGCAATCGCCTGCTCTGGAATTATGAGCCAAGTATGGATGGAGAATTGCAGGAAGTTTTTAACTTTTGTGTTAAAAACGGCGTCACTTTATTTGATACGGGAGATTCTTATGGCACTGGAAAATTAAAAGGCCAAAGTGAGAAACTCTTGGGAAAATTTGCTCAGGAATATGCCGGTGATAATCAGGATAATATTTGTTTGGCCACCAAATTAGCCCCGTATCCTTGGCGATTAACCCGAAAATCAATGGTTGCGGCGGGTAATGCTTCGGCAAATCGCTTGGGGACTGGGGTTGATTTAGTGCAGATGCACTGGTCTACGGCCAACTATTTACCCTGGCAAGAATGGCCTTTGTTAGATGGATTGATGGATTTATATGAACAGGGGAAAGTCAAAGGTGTGGGACTCTCTAATTATGGCCCAAAACGCTTGAAACAGGTTTATCAAAAATTTCGCGATCGCGGCATTGCCATTACCAGTTTACAAGTGCAATATTCCCT encodes:
- a CDS encoding aldo/keto reductase, which produces MTSTNQKISLPKMGCGTWAWGNRLLWNYEPSMDGELQEVFNFCVKNGVTLFDTGDSYGTGKLKGQSEKLLGKFAQEYAGDNQDNICLATKLAPYPWRLTRKSMVAAGNASANRLGTGVDLVQMHWSTANYLPWQEWPLLDGLMDLYEQGKVKGVGLSNYGPKRLKQVYQKFRDRGIAITSLQVQYSLLSTYPVTELGLKEVCDELGIQLIAYSPLALGLLTGKFSETGLFPKGLRGLVCKQLLPGMRPLLSCLEAIAKSRYKTMSQVALNWCICKGTIPIPGAKNLRQAQENIGALGWQLDYGEIAELDKAAAQVEKPMVQNIFQSK